One Mus musculus strain C57BL/6J chromosome X, GRCm38.p6 C57BL/6J DNA window includes the following coding sequences:
- the Bex4 gene encoding protein BEX4, with protein MASKFKQVILDLTVEKDKKDKKGGKASKQSEEEPHHLEEVENKKPGGNVRRKVRRLVPNFLWAIPNRHVDRNEGGEDVGRFVVQGTEVKRKTTEQQVRPYRRFRTPEPDNHYDFCLIP; from the coding sequence ATGGCATCCAAATTTAAACAAGTCATACTGGATCTCACTGTGGAGaaagacaaaaaagacaaaaaaggtgGGAAGGCCTCCAAACAAAGTGAAGAAGAACCCCACCATCTGGAAGAGGTTGAAAACAAGAAGCCTGGGGGAAATGTCCGAAGGAAAGTCAGGCGACTTGTGCCTAACTTTCTCTGGGCCATACCAAATAGGCATGTTGATCGCAATGAAGGGGGAGAGGATGTTGGGAGATTTGTAGTGCAGGGAACAGAAGTCAAGAGAAAGACTACGGAGCAGCAGGTGAGGCCTTACAGGCGTTTCCGAACCCCGGAACCTGACAATCATTACGACTTTTGCCTCATACCTTGA